One genomic segment of Drosophila melanogaster chromosome 3R includes these proteins:
- the CG8141 gene encoding uncharacterized protein, which produces MEAVARENDPPNHCYINEEVPANETAENPSHGLQGEVISKGYIPDLSNANVNQQQQQENDGEDDLLPGTRLRYRRRNLHLDPYVCNECNQYVRGGVITICGHLFCWTCLWPKLSGTAQPRCPCCQRHLLMYEDIMPFHGEGPNARQEDNNVPAQPGSVPRPTGLYLSDTDFPCWFAVNDPVDGCPATFPDIRRERDLHCAIRLIPMVYPWIGAQISFLKWFQLGCVLLIFLIWSVLSLF; this is translated from the exons ATGGAAGCAGTTGCTAGAGAAAATGATCCACCAAATCATTGCTATATAAATGAAGAAGTTCCAGCGAATGAAACTGCCGAGAATCCTAGTCATGGCCTTCAAG GTGAGGTGATTTCAAAGGGTTATATACCAGACTTGTCCAACGCAAACGTcaatcagcaacagcagcaggaaaatGATGGCGAAGATGACCTCTTGCCTGGAACTAGACTTCGCTACCGTCGCAGGAATTTGCATCTGGATCCCTATGTGTGCAATGAGTGCAACCAGTATGTGCGTGGTGGTGTGATCACCATCTGTGgtcatttgttttgctggaCTTGCCTGTGGCCCAAATTGAGTGGTACAGCACAGCCAAGATGTCCATGCTGTCAACGACATTTGCTCATGTACGAGGACATCATGCCCTTCCATGGAGAGGGACCCAATGCCCGTCAGGAGGATAATAATGTGCCGGCCCAGCCGGGCTCAGTGCCTCGCCCGACGGGACTGTATCTCTCTGATACTGATTTTCCCTGTTGGTTCGCGGTCAACGATCCTGTAGATGGGTGCCCAGCGACTTTCCCTGATATTCGCAGGGAGAGGGATCTTCACTGCGCTATAAGGCTTATTCCAATGGTGTACCCTTGGATCGGAGCACAAATTAGTTTTCTCAAGTGGTTCCAGTTGGGATGCGTGTTGCTCATATTTCTGATATGGTCCGTACTGTCGCTGTTCTAA